From Neofelis nebulosa isolate mNeoNeb1 chromosome X, mNeoNeb1.pri, whole genome shotgun sequence:
GTGACTCGCTCAAGCCACACAGTAAACAGGAGTTTGACGATTTGAACCCAAATTtcacaaattcttttctttccctgatgCTGCCCCGAAATGTGCTTCACGGCATTTACGTAGCATGCATATGCCTTAGAGAAAACATAGCCAGTTtcgattttatttttgtcatactGTGACCCTGCCAGTTCTCATGACAAGTAGCATCGCTGGTGGCAGCGGGCAGCAAACAGGCATATGTCCACTTGGGTACAGCCACTCACACAATGACACAGATGTGCGGTCTCCTTAGAGCTCCCCACTAGAGCGGAATAGTTTGGACTTCTCTCAATCGTACACACAGCAATTTAAACTATGGAGATGCCTAACTATATGGACAGGTCAAGGCCATCGGAATAAAATTTGTATTCCTTATATTTGCCAAGAATAAAGGGCATACCACGCTATGCGAGGCCACACGGGGATGCACCGGGTTTTAGACAGTAGGCAGAAGGGAGTAAGGGGAAGATACAGGACAGAGCTCTTATTGGAGTTCCCACCAGAAAGGCTAGGCAATGCAGGGTAAAGAGTTTAGGATTCACGAGTTTAAATGATCCCAGAAGGCTTTGGGGCAGAGGGACTGTCTCTAGTTGTGTAGGGCGTGGCTCTGGGTCGATTCAAGACAGTGGAAATACTGCTTGGTGTGTGAGACTGAGAAAAGGAGACGGTTTCAGGGTAAAGGCTCTGGATCTCAGGGAAGGTGTAAACAACTCTGGCTGCGAGTCTGGCCCTGTAATTGATTGATACGAAGTGGACGTATACCGAATGTAACAAAAAGAGAACAGGACTGTAGATTCACTGTATCGTGTCAGTGCTTTTGCATGGGGTACATGCTTTTATCTGTAGCATCTCCCGTTTCTCCAGGTTCAGTCTCTACTGTCATGCAACAAACTACCCCAAACCTTTGTGGTTGAAAGCCACTGCCCTTTTATTTGTTCATGGTTCTGTAGATGGGGAATTCATGTAGTTTTGGAATTCAGGATAGTGTTTTGGCTCTAAGCGGTCCGCTGGAGTCATTCACTCAGCTGCATTCAGGTTGAAAcatccagggggtggggggtgctttaTTCTCATGTGTGTCTGCAGCCTTGCTCCATGGGGCTAGCTTGAGCTTCCTCACCGCACAGTGTTCTCAGGGTAGTTagacttcctttttaaattttaagtgtttttatttatttttgagagagagcatgagcaagggaggggcagagagacaggcagacaaaggatctgaagcaggctctgcgctgacagcagcaagcctgattcagggctcgaactcacggactgtgagatcatgacctgagccaaagtgagccgctcaatcaactgagccacccaggcgtcccagggtGGTTAGACTTCTTACCTGGCCGCTGGCTCCTAGTAGGGAGCATTCTGAGTGGCAAAGGCAGAATCTGCAGGTCTTTAAGACCTTGCCTCCTAAGTTATAAGTTACTtccatcccatttttttttttttttttgtcaaatcaAGTCACAAAGTCAGCCCAGAttaaaggggcaaaaaaaaaaaaaaaaaatgtttctacctCCTGATTACGCCAAGTGGCAAAGAATCTGTGATTATCTTTGATTCACTTCACGTATTCTGCCTCATGAACCATCTCTCTTAATTAAGTAACCAACCAATTTGAAAGAGAGGCctattctacatttaaaataaaacaagtaaacacAAATTGACAGGACACATGCCAATATCTATAACAACAAATGTATCAAAATGctagaaacaaaccaaaagtgTAAGTTCTTGTCTGTTCCAGGTGACtcattacattaaaagaattaggaacgaaaaaaaaatgagaacaaaaatctAGTGCAATATACTGAAGGAAATAAACTCTAGGTtataacaaaatagaaacatatacatGGATAATGAAAATTACTTAGTAATAAGACATTAATTTATAGAAATCATCATTCAGTTATAGAAAACTGatcttccagggcacctggggggctcagtcagttaagcgtccgacatcggctcaggccatgatctcacggttcctgggttcgagccccgcgtcgagctctgggctgacagctcggagcctggagcctgcttccgattctgtgtctccctctctctctatgcctcccctgcttgtgctctgtctctctctccaaaaataaatgaatgttaacaaggtattttaaataaaaaaaaaaaagaaatctgatctTCCACTTCCTTATCTTTGGGACTGTGAGTGTATTGGGTGCAATCCTTCTCCTGCATCGTctgagaaaatgaacagagctAGGTGTCTTTAGCTCCGAAGCAGGAGTGTACCTGAGAAGAGACAGCTCTGTGTATCCTATCTGTGTCTACGGACATGTACGGACTGACATATGTTTATTAGCAGAACTATGTGTATTTGGATCCTGCAAACCCCATGGATATATCTGGAAGGAGACaaactgaattttgaattttcaagTGAGATTTTGTAGGTAGCAGGTGAGGTACGAGGAacgtttccttttaattttaatacgtcagtattatttaattttcttagccATAAGAATACATTAATTTAGTAcgtaaataaacatgtaaaaatattttaggacaCTTTGGTAAGCTGTACCTGCTCATTCCTCTCCCTAGGCTGGAGGTCTCCACAGCCCTCCTGATGTGGGTGCTGTAAAAAGTAGCCCAGAGTGTCCCTGCttaagaaggaggaaagggacagGTCTATAGGCAGGAGCCTGGATCTTAGTGGCATCCATTTGCCCCTCTTACAAATATCCCCTCCAAAGCTGCTTTGTGCACCTGGCTTCACAGTCAAGTGCCAGACTGGTTTGTCCGATCTGTACATACCCTTCTGGACGCTAAAGAACCAAGGGACACTTTCATGTTTGTTTCAAGGCAATTTTACAAGTCTGGCTGTAATTTTACAAGTTTATACCAGGGTAGGGTTTAAAGCTTCGAAGGTGGTGGAAGTGAGGAGCACCAGAGATCACTTCCTTGGCCTTGGGCCAATGCTCTTGCTAAATAGTGGGGGTGTGAACCACCATCAGAACATTCCGAGCCAGAGCTGTCCTGATAAAGTTTCTGAGCCTGAGAAAAGACACACAGTGTActttgcccctgcccccagcatctTTGCACGGGTGAATGGGAACATCCAAGGGTCActtgagagaagaaagggagcaaGGAAGGCAATGTGCAGCCCTGAGCAAGATGAATGGAGAAGGAAGGGTTAGCAGGCCTTAGCATTGGTGGCAGAGCATCATGGGTACCCGCAAACTGGTTATCATGAACATTATGAGTCTATACGATGATTTTGGCTATGGatcctccccacctcttcccagcTGCTTCCCCCTTGGGTCACTGATGAACtgcctgtctctcctccctccctccaaactGGAAAGCACCTTCCAAAGTCACTGCTCAGCTCTGTGATCAGTTCTGGTCAGGGCATTTCTTGTTTCCTAGCAACACTAGCCCCCTCAGAGGTGCTACTAAtggtttcttcttctgttttccttccagACTCCCTCTGCCACAGGGTCATAAGGAAGAGGACTAGGGCAGCAGGGGCCTAATTATCTCTAGGTCCCCACCAGACCCGCCTCATTCACTGAGGCCCAGTGTGTAACAATTGTGCAGTGAGAGGGCGTGTGCACCAGAGTTACAGAAGCCGAGACTGTGGTGCTGTGCCACCAACGTATTGCTCTCCCGGGTCTCAGGCTCCTAGAGTGCCCATCCTTGTGCAAGGCCCTTGTTCCAGGGTCAGTGAGGCAGCTCATGTCAATCACGAGATATGGTGCCTGTCACACAATGTTTGCTAGTGGGAGCAGAATCCTGGGCATCTCTTCTTGTATTAGGGTCTGGACATGGAAAGTGGAGCTGGACACAACCGCCCAGCGGGTCCACCCTCTACCCTTAGCTGGGAATGGGCAGAATGGCCAGATACCTACCCCTCATATTTCCTGCCCCTTCATTCCCTCCACTGAACACCTATACAGTGCCCAGTAAACACTGTGAGAGGCTGAATACAAGGATGACTGAGAGAGGGTCTCTGCACGGCCCCCGGGGGCTTCTCATCTAGTGGGGGAGCCCAAGGCTCATATTGCCTCCTGTATGCTCTCCCCCCTGCACACCCTCCCAGTAGTGTTATGTGCCCCCCTCTTCCTACTTGGACTTGCCCTGTTTGTCTCCTCTCAGCCTCTCACTTCCACGGATGCCCATTCAATTCtattgtaaaaatacaaaatcGGATGTTTAGAAACCCactttgccatttttattacATCAGTCATCATTTCACTGACTCATGACCGGAGATAGATCATTTTGGACAATTTAAAGAGTATTTTGAACACCGGGTGTAGCTACCACTTCTAATTTTTATCTTGACATCTGCAGCCCGAGATTCTTTCACCCACCAAATACTGGTGGATCTTCTACTCCGGGCCACTTTTCTAGGCATTGGGGATAGAGCTGCTAACAAAGCAAAGTCTTTTTTTCACAGAGACTTACATTGTAAAGTGGAGGCAGACAGATGAACAAAGTGCTATATGGTACCATGGCCGCTAGTATGATAAATGCTACGTAGAGACCTGAAGCAGGGTAAGAGGTTAGACATTACTGACAAGAGAGTAGGGTGTCCTGATAGATGACGTGCCCAGGAAAAGTCTTCTCTGAAAACAGTGGGCGAAGGAGTCAGGCAGCTAACTGGGGAGAGAGCCTTGCAAGGCAGAAAAGATGGAAGATGCAAAGATCCTGAGGCCAGAGCTACGTGATGTGTACTGAGGATCAGCAAGAAGGACAATGTGATTAGAGCAGCGGATGGGAATAGGTGAGGGGGTGAGGCAGGGCTTTGTAGACCATGAGCAAGAGTTTGCTTTGTATTTTGAGCGAGAGGGGAAAACTGCTGGAGAATTTTGAGCAAGGGAATAAAAAGTTCTAACTTCTGTTCCAAAGGATTCCTGTGACTACTCTGTGGAGAAGTCTTCTGCCTTTCTCCGTGGGCACTGAGAAATATGggcatatccatatccatatccatatccatatccatatccacgGAGGATCGATTccaagaccccctcccccccagtagATGCCTGAAACTGAGGACGGTATTGAATCCTATACAGACCaggttttttcctatacatacatacctgtgataacgtttaatttataaattaggcagaGCAAGACATTAACAACTAATAGAATAAAACAGAATGTTTGTATCACTTTACTATAATACAAGTTTCAGAATATCTCTTAAAATATCTTCTTGTACTGTACTTACCCTagttgtgatgatgtgagatgctAAAATGCCTAGTGATGAGacgaagtgaggtgaatgacaggCATGGTGATGCAGCATCTGGCTAGTCTTGATCTGAGGCTAGGTGGGAAGGAAGGTCATCCGCTTCCAGACCGAACCACCATTGACACAGGTGACTGAAACCACCGGAATGCGAAGCCACGGATAAGGGGGGACTCCTGTGTACGCTGTAGGAACAGAAGAGTGAGAGCTAAGCAGTTGgttggaagaaaggaaggctggATCAGGGTGCTAGTGGTAACAGTGACAAGAGGTGACTGAACtggggatatattttaaaagcacagcCAATATAATGTCAGCTCTAAGGTCCTGGACCCAACTTCGTTGTCAACGGCTATTTAAATAATCAAACTCAAAGCAGAAAACCgaaagcatttaaaaacacaagTCTTCATTGTTAAGCAACGAATAATGTACGAATGATGGCCTGGGGAGACTAACATTAGGACATGAAATAGTCAAAGATAGGCAAGAGCCTGCAAATGGTTCTCGAAAGTTGATTTTGCAGAACTTTTTACAGTTCActgtttaaaagaataatttttttttaaaagaaggatgtAGGTATACATTATTTCCCAACTAAAGAAAAatccctgtttgttttgttttgaaagaggaGCCCTAAGGGTCTTTCATAACTCCGAAAGGATGTGTGACTCCCGCAGTGCGGCCCTTAGTGCTAATAGTTCTCCGGGCGACTGAGATTTAAATAAGCAAGGAAGTGTGTTAACAAAACACGCAATTGAAATCTAGCGGCCACAGACCCGACAAGGAACGCTGCATTGGGTGAGTCGGCTGAGTTGCACGGTGATTAATCCTTTCAACTTGAGCGGGTTCGCTCTCTCTGAGAGATGGGTTGTGGCGCTCACTCGTTCCTGGCTAAAGCCGGGCCCATATCCGGGGTTCCACCGCGGTCCCCTGCCTTTACACGGGCGGACTTGGAATCCTACCGGGCCCGCCGCTAGGCGACCCCGGCCGCCCCTTCCCAGACCGAGTCCCAGAGGCTCGGCCCGCTCCCCCTGACCACGCCCCCACGCGGAGTCGGTGGCTTCCCTGACCACGCCCCCCGACCCGGGCCGCGCCGGCGCGCCGGCCGCCCCAGTGGCTCTGCGGGCGGAGCTTGCGCAGCCGCCGGACCCCTGCGCGCACCGCCCTCCGCCCCTGGCCTCCGTGCGCCTCCGCGGACACGCACTTCCTGCGAGGCCTCAGTGCGCACCTTAGCCGAACCGAGCCGAGCTCAACCTTGCACTTCCAAGTCGTTCGCCATGGTGGACGAGCTGGTGCTACTGCTGCACGCGCTCCTGATGCGGCACCGCGCGCTGAGCATCGAGAACAGCCAGCTCATGGAACAGCTACGGCTGCTGGTGTGCGAGAGGGCCACCCTGCTGCGCCAGGTACGTCCGCCGAGCTGCCCGGTGCCCTTCCCCGAAACGTTTAGCGGCGAGAGCTCACGGCTCCCCGAGTTTATCGTGCAGACGGCGTCTTACATGCTCGTCAACGAGAACCGATTCTGCAACGACGCCATGAAGGTGGCATTCCTAATCAGCCTGCTCACCGGGGAAGCCGAGGAGTGGGTGGTGCCCTACATTGAGATGGATAGCCCCATCCTAGGTGATTACCGGGCCTTCCTCGATGAGATGAAACAGTGTTTTGGCTGGGATGACGACGAAgaagacgacgacgacgacgaagAAGATGATTACTAGGCCGGGAGACCCTCGGGCCCAGGGGGGAGGGCCCTGCACGCCGCCatcctctcccccccctcccccgcccggcccGGAGCCGCCGAGCTCCGTTTCGCCCTCCGATCCCCTTCCCTACCCCTGCCCTCCGATTCTCCTCCTCACCGCCCCCCGTAGTGCTTGCCTTTGTTCCAGGAATTGTACCCCAGTTAACCTGCCGCTGGGGCCTCGTTCTGAAGCCTGCCGCCACCCTCTCTGGCCAGCCCTAGGACCCTGCCCTGCTAATTTGGACTGTGTCCTGAGCCCCGGCTATAGGGCAGGCCCCTGTTACAAACTGGTGAGACTACGCACAGCCCTGCCGACTGCAAGGCCTCCATCTGCCCAGAGACCTACGCTGCCACTTCACCACCATCCACCACATTCCAGCGACAGACCACAGCCTTGAAAACAAGGACCGACCTAGAAGATGCCTGAGTTGGTCCTCGGACATTGATTCGGACAACTCACCAACCCCTGAAGGGGCCAGTCTTTGAACCTGGTTAGTTCCCTACCTACTCtcaaagtccccccccccccccatgccccacCAGATTGCTGCAGGAGCCTAACGTGCCTGGCAGCCAAATTGttgacatttcttttctcctatgCACCAGTTTTGCACAgctgtcctttttctttcaaaactgcAGCAGTCCCACAGATGTGTGCATTTGGACAAaaatgccaaaaacaaaacaaacaaacaaaaacaggcactCAGCCCAGCTCCTCGATACCACCTGGAAAAAGCGTTTAcgttcttttcaataaatatcaaGCACTAcgaaaaaagaaaggagtgtcTTTTAATGGTTAAGTGCTATCATTGGCCTCTCCCAGTCTCACTCTGACTCCCATTACTACCACCGAGATCAGGAAACCTAGTT
This genomic window contains:
- the LDOC1 gene encoding protein LDOC1; translation: MVDELVLLLHALLMRHRALSIENSQLMEQLRLLVCERATLLRQVRPPSCPVPFPETFSGESSRLPEFIVQTASYMLVNENRFCNDAMKVAFLISLLTGEAEEWVVPYIEMDSPILGDYRAFLDEMKQCFGWDDDEEDDDDDEEDDY